A single region of the Candidatus Sungiibacteriota bacterium genome encodes:
- a CDS encoding YraN family protein, which yields MDKLLISIGQFHVLQNMPSVKRQFGDIGEKEAICYLKNSGYQILDTNYRVKNLGELDIIGEKNNKLFFFEVKTRDVKHESNFPHWTSITPKKKRNLKRICNLYLVDKQFPSNKEWQVDAIFVKVDFNTKNSFIEHLENILCEEYY from the coding sequence ATGGACAAACTGTTAATTTCTATCGGACAGTTTCATGTTTTACAAAACATGCCTTCTGTAAAACGCCAATTTGGAGATATCGGAGAAAAAGAAGCGATTTGTTATTTAAAGAATAGTGGGTATCAAATACTAGATACAAACTATAGGGTCAAGAATCTGGGAGAATTAGATATCATTGGAGAAAAAAATAATAAGCTATTCTTTTTTGAGGTTAAAACAAGAGACGTGAAACATGAGAGTAACTTCCCCCACTGGACGAGTATAACCCCAAAAAAGAAAAGAAATCTTAAGCGAATCTGTAACCTATACTTGGTAGACAAACAGTTTCCATCTAACAAAGAATGGCAGGTGGACGCAATTTTTGTTAAAGTTGATTTTAATACTAAGAATAGCTTTATAGAACATCTTGAAAATATACTCTGTGAAGAATATTATTAA
- the rpmG gene encoding 50S ribosomal protein L33 yields the protein MPQLNLIRLQCTTCKRYNYWTRKNIRKVERKLQFKKYCKWDRKHTLHKEAKKT from the coding sequence ATGCCGCAACTAAATTTAATAAGGTTACAGTGTACCACTTGTAAACGCTATAACTACTGGACGCGAAAAAATATCCGCAAAGTTGAGCGGAAACTTCAGTTTAAAAAATACTGCAAATGGGATCGGAAACATACACTACATAAAGAAGCCAAGAAGACGTAG
- a CDS encoding 50S ribosomal protein L10, translated as MLTKSQKQKIVEDLTDKFKRTKIAIFSDFRGISVAKSQNLRRLLKKIEAEYRVAKKTLLDRVLEKLGLNLKTKSMEGEISVTFGYGDEINSAKTLFKFGKENETFKILGGILGERILNAQEVIALAKLPPREVLLSKLVSVLSSPIQGLVTVLGENIRNLVVIINKIKEVEARKTQMATQK; from the coding sequence ATGTTAACCAAGAGCCAGAAGCAAAAAATAGTTGAAGATCTTACCGACAAATTTAAGCGAACCAAAATCGCGATTTTTAGCGACTTTCGGGGCATTTCTGTTGCCAAATCCCAGAATCTGCGGCGCCTATTGAAAAAAATAGAAGCAGAGTATAGGGTGGCCAAAAAGACACTGCTTGACCGAGTGCTGGAGAAACTTGGCTTGAACTTAAAAACAAAAAGTATGGAAGGGGAAATCAGTGTTACTTTTGGCTACGGGGACGAGATAAATTCGGCCAAAACTCTGTTTAAGTTCGGCAAAGAGAATGAAACCTTTAAAATTTTGGGGGGAATTTTGGGTGAGCGAATCTTAAACGCGCAAGAGGTTATTGCGCTGGCTAAACTGCCGCCGCGCGAAGTTCTATTATCCAAACTTGTTAGTGTTCTTTCTTCTCCTATACAAGGACTGGTTACGGTTCTTGGGGAAAATATAAGAAACTTGGTCGTCATTATTAATAAAATAAAGGAGGTAGAGGCAAGAAAGACGCAAATGGCTACGCAAAAATAA
- a CDS encoding class I SAM-dependent methyltransferase — MASLFFIFITLVLAGAVLFLIIEFYVVIIGEFFGAPYVKSKKDKIKTMLELAQIKPGEKVIDLGSGDGSLVTEAAGRGAEAIGVEINPFLVWYSRWRIKKANLQDKTKIIRGDFRNFSLDQANVVFLYLWPETVAKLKEKLIRELRPGARVISNGFPLAGWHPQAAENGVFLYRRR, encoded by the coding sequence ATGGCTTCTCTCTTTTTTATTTTTATAACTTTGGTGCTTGCCGGGGCGGTTTTATTTTTAATTATTGAGTTTTACGTGGTAATAATAGGAGAATTTTTTGGGGCCCCATACGTAAAATCTAAAAAAGACAAAATAAAAACAATGCTGGAGCTTGCCCAGATTAAACCCGGAGAAAAGGTGATTGATCTTGGTTCGGGAGACGGTTCTCTTGTGACTGAAGCCGCGGGGCGCGGCGCAGAAGCAATTGGTGTTGAAATAAACCCCTTTCTTGTCTGGTACTCAAGATGGCGTATCAAAAAAGCCAATCTTCAGGATAAGACAAAGATTATCCGCGGCGACTTCAGAAACTTTTCTTTGGATCAGGCGAATGTTGTTTTTCTTTATCTCTGGCCGGAGACAGTAGCAAAACTTAAAGAAAAACTTATCAGAGAACTGCGGCCGGGAGCAAGGGTTATATCCAACGGTTTTCCTCTTGCCGGCTGGCACCCTCAAGCCGCAGAAAACGGCGTATTTCTCTACCGGCGCCGCTGA
- a CDS encoding NADPH-dependent 7-cyano-7-deazaguanine reductase QueF, whose product MSELRGDKEISEARPRSFKLKVQNTPVIRVCFPELTWKCQEQGYPDFARITIRYVPKIRFLELRSLKLWFNSFRDRYIGYEKLADEIFETLWQELDPQSLYVRIDINPRGNMKTDLILSKRQSS is encoded by the coding sequence ATGTCAGAATTGCGCGGAGATAAAGAAATTAGTGAAGCCAGGCCGAGATCCTTTAAATTAAAGGTACAAAATACACCAGTGATCCGTGTATGCTTCCCAGAGCTTACTTGGAAGTGTCAGGAACAGGGGTATCCCGATTTTGCGAGAATTACCATCAGATATGTTCCCAAAATAAGATTTTTGGAATTAAGGTCGTTAAAACTTTGGTTTAATAGTTTTCGGGACAGATACATTGGTTACGAGAAACTAGCTGACGAGATTTTTGAGACTCTTTGGCAGGAACTTGATCCCCAATCTCTTTATGTGCGTATAGATATAAATCCGCGGGGCAACATGAAAACAGACTTAATTTTAAGTAAACGGCAATCGTCTTGA
- a CDS encoding HIT family protein — protein sequence MENQCVFCDRNSFVERLIFENDYLYIIASVGQIEDGYTLIIPKTHKICLGDLSDEEMIAVSNWLRRLLDAMKEEYMYEYVVLGRRPVFFEHGDVGQTIKHAHLHVVPTHVDVLSYVAKSLGEGKETASLNDLRKVRESHRYYIFCTDRLGKMFVFPVSDPEKIPRQYLRLVLAKLVGRPERANWKTMDMGIDFTLWSSTRDRLRPYFLEGGC from the coding sequence GTGGAAAACCAGTGCGTGTTTTGCGACAGAAATTCTTTTGTAGAACGATTGATCTTTGAAAATGATTACTTATATATTATTGCGTCGGTTGGCCAAATTGAGGATGGCTATACACTTATTATTCCTAAAACGCATAAGATCTGTCTCGGTGATTTAAGTGATGAGGAGATGATAGCAGTTTCCAATTGGTTGAGACGACTTTTAGATGCGATGAAAGAAGAATATATGTATGAGTATGTGGTTTTAGGCAGACGGCCGGTCTTTTTTGAGCATGGTGATGTTGGACAAACCATCAAGCACGCTCATTTGCATGTGGTACCTACACATGTTGACGTTTTGTCTTATGTTGCGAAAAGTTTGGGTGAAGGTAAGGAAACCGCTTCTCTTAATGATCTGCGTAAGGTACGAGAATCTCACCGATATTACATTTTTTGTACTGACCGTCTTGGTAAAATGTTTGTGTTTCCGGTAAGCGATCCGGAAAAAATCCCGCGCCAATATCTGCGTTTGGTTTTGGCAAAATTAGTAGGGAGACCGGAAAGGGCAAACTGGAAAACAATGGATATGGGTATTGATTTTACGCTTTGGTCAAGCACTAGAGATAGATTAAGGCCATACTTTCTAGAAGGTGGCTGTTAA
- a CDS encoding AAA family ATPase: MARKNKGPGRGGGAPPQNILPCIWAYAPVYFPGADLKISVKKNQELIERLTESPYIIVANVREEAQEDADENFLQVSILAKVLRFSEQNSALIIDLRLKKRIAIVGWPTANILRLAEWEDVYEEKPTEENMQNPEVTAKILKLIEAPARIRELPPRMPSDWFSKGSLNSTIDLLAYLLNLRRSSRVITRLHEILEELNIIKRLDLLVKLLDDMAALPDNFKPDHPAAQTKTPDTPSGASENSPQKRYEQIKDKLPEEARKEIEKELARLRRGMHPSEASMTMDHLDLLLWLPWEVYTEDTKDLREVKKSLDEDHWGLEDVKERILEFLAVRQLNPSAKSPILCFVGPPGVGKTSLGQSIAHALGRKFASLALGGMRDEAEIRGHGGTYINAKPGKIIEELLRCGSANPVFMLDEIDKVGQDWRGDPAAALLEALDPEQNHRFYDRYLNVRFNLSRVLFITTANIVDTIVPALIDRMEIIELPGYTPLEKLKIAQQHLIKRRRKENGFPVKLEDGSFVDLNFSDGAVLKLIHQYTQEAGVRNLEREIDEPFRKIAKEILMGEIPSQHTVDITKQNLHIYCGNPPLVERQVPDTLPPGVVPILAVSDAGGHVFEAEVEKGFHAGGRKITITGVRESLESKESVNKIEESLKIAFDALTMCGRILFERTRELEQDGPLFVRGNITNGGIPKDGPSAGVSLWLATYGALTGQSVKPTKDTPLLAATGEITLNLNMVRVIGGIRDKILAAHRYGIKKLIIPKDNEPELEDVPREILDEVEIIPVQSMLEALAVAYPDDQRIKKYIEKAQQGS, from the coding sequence ATGGCTCGTAAAAATAAGGGCCCCGGACGAGGCGGTGGCGCGCCTCCGCAAAACATTCTTCCCTGTATCTGGGCGTACGCACCCGTCTACTTTCCCGGTGCCGACCTCAAAATTTCAGTCAAGAAAAATCAGGAACTTATAGAAAGACTAACGGAATCGCCGTATATCATTGTTGCCAACGTAAGAGAAGAAGCGCAGGAAGACGCAGACGAAAATTTCCTACAGGTAAGTATTCTAGCAAAAGTGCTGCGGTTTAGCGAACAAAACAGCGCACTTATAATAGACCTTCGACTAAAAAAAAGAATAGCAATCGTGGGCTGGCCAACAGCTAACATACTAAGACTGGCAGAGTGGGAAGACGTGTACGAAGAAAAACCAACGGAAGAGAATATGCAAAACCCGGAAGTTACCGCCAAAATCCTGAAATTAATTGAGGCGCCAGCCCGCATACGTGAACTACCCCCAAGAATGCCAAGCGATTGGTTCAGTAAAGGAAGCCTGAACTCAACCATAGATCTCCTGGCCTATCTTCTTAACCTGCGGCGCTCCTCGCGTGTAATCACGAGGCTCCACGAAATTCTGGAGGAACTTAACATTATAAAAAGACTAGATCTCCTCGTCAAACTTCTAGACGACATGGCTGCGCTGCCAGACAACTTCAAACCAGACCACCCGGCGGCCCAAACCAAGACGCCGGATACACCAAGCGGCGCTAGTGAGAACAGCCCGCAAAAAAGATACGAACAAATCAAGGATAAATTGCCGGAAGAGGCACGGAAAGAGATTGAAAAAGAGTTAGCCAGACTACGCCGGGGTATGCATCCATCCGAAGCTTCCATGACCATGGACCACTTGGATCTTTTACTATGGCTACCTTGGGAAGTTTATACCGAAGATACAAAAGACCTGCGCGAAGTAAAAAAAAGTCTGGACGAAGACCACTGGGGCTTAGAAGATGTTAAAGAAAGAATACTGGAATTTCTGGCCGTAAGGCAGCTTAATCCTTCCGCCAAATCACCAATTCTTTGTTTTGTCGGACCGCCGGGTGTTGGAAAAACATCACTGGGACAGTCAATTGCGCACGCCCTCGGAAGAAAATTTGCGAGTCTCGCTTTAGGCGGCATGAGAGACGAGGCCGAAATCAGAGGACACGGCGGCACTTATATAAACGCTAAACCCGGCAAAATCATTGAAGAACTTTTAAGATGCGGCAGTGCCAACCCGGTATTTATGCTGGACGAAATTGATAAGGTTGGGCAGGACTGGCGAGGGGACCCGGCCGCGGCACTGCTGGAAGCACTAGACCCGGAACAGAACCACAGATTTTACGATCGGTATCTTAATGTTCGTTTTAATCTGTCACGGGTTCTGTTTATTACTACGGCCAATATCGTGGATACCATAGTTCCGGCATTGATAGACCGAATGGAAATTATTGAACTCCCGGGCTATACGCCGCTGGAAAAACTAAAAATTGCGCAGCAACATTTGATAAAAAGAAGGAGAAAAGAAAACGGGTTCCCGGTAAAACTGGAGGATGGCAGTTTTGTGGATTTAAATTTCTCGGACGGAGCAGTATTAAAACTTATTCACCAGTATACCCAGGAGGCTGGGGTAAGAAATCTGGAACGGGAAATTGATGAACCATTCCGCAAAATAGCCAAAGAGATACTGATGGGCGAAATCCCATCCCAACATACAGTAGATATTACCAAACAAAATCTCCATATTTACTGCGGGAATCCGCCATTAGTAGAGCGTCAAGTGCCAGATACGCTGCCGCCGGGTGTGGTACCGATTCTAGCCGTATCTGATGCGGGTGGCCACGTGTTTGAGGCAGAGGTAGAAAAAGGGTTTCACGCTGGCGGAAGAAAGATCACTATTACCGGTGTACGGGAATCGTTGGAATCAAAGGAGTCTGTAAATAAAATAGAAGAGTCGTTAAAAATTGCGTTTGATGCCTTAACGATGTGCGGAAGAATACTCTTTGAACGTACGAGAGAACTTGAACAAGACGGCCCGCTCTTTGTCAGAGGTAACATAACTAACGGCGGAATACCCAAAGACGGCCCTTCAGCCGGCGTATCGCTTTGGTTAGCAACTTACGGCGCCCTTACCGGACAATCGGTCAAACCAACCAAAGATACTCCCCTGCTGGCCGCCACCGGAGAAATCACGCTAAATCTAAATATGGTTCGCGTTATTGGCGGCATCCGTGACAAAATTTTGGCGGCGCACCGATACGGCATTAAAAAACTTATCATCCCCAAAGATAACGAACCCGAACTTGAGGACGTTCCCAGAGAAATACTGGATGAGGTGGAAATAATCCCGGTACAATCAATGCTGGAAGCGCTGGCCGTTGCTTACCCCGACGACCAACGCATAAAAAAATATATTGAAAAAGCACAGCAAGGCTCGTAA
- a CDS encoding flotillin family protein, producing MFGSFLIPLLIVFGAFSFFAGLALWAKRFYKIPPDKVAIITGRKRRLGEGKDAKVVGYRLVRGGATFVWPVRETIMYLPLNLITIMVDVSKAFNKDLVPVSVDAVANVKIKGEDTAIANAVECFLTKPNEVESTVKQTLEGHLRSIIGTLTIEELNSDRKAFSQRVTEEAVVDLEKMGIGINSIVIKKISDDQGYLESLGRKRTAEVKRDADIGVAEAEADAKKKTTDAARAAAEIAAENERQIAEAQKKLEVQRATYQAEINKERATAEQAGPRAKAEAEKSVFVAMENAKAAQAGAAADYEKQEAGRREQALVATIIKQADAERQATILEAEGKAVAKVKTADAEKQAAELEAEGKAALVKRAGEAEAEANRAKLLAEADGTKAKLLAEAEGIKAKLLAEAEGKEKLAEALKKLDEAGRMLFIMEKSPEVITAVGEAGGQVARGIFEPLGASLGAIDSINVYDSGGGNGSGKTAVERMTSIIPGIVFDFLAKAKANGLPELASLVTNALQSMNVRVEKDTEEPRPVEGQQ from the coding sequence ATGTTTGGATCGTTTCTGATACCGCTTCTCATTGTATTTGGGGCCTTCTCTTTCTTTGCCGGCCTTGCACTCTGGGCAAAGAGATTTTACAAGATCCCTCCTGACAAGGTAGCCATCATTACCGGTAGAAAAAGGCGGCTGGGAGAAGGCAAAGACGCCAAAGTAGTTGGTTACCGACTCGTACGCGGTGGCGCAACCTTTGTCTGGCCTGTTCGCGAAACCATTATGTATTTGCCGCTTAATCTTATTACCATTATGGTTGATGTCTCGAAAGCTTTTAACAAAGATCTCGTACCGGTTTCTGTAGATGCGGTGGCTAACGTTAAGATCAAAGGCGAAGACACTGCCATTGCTAACGCGGTGGAATGTTTTTTGACCAAACCTAACGAAGTTGAAAGCACGGTAAAACAGACACTGGAAGGACATCTCCGTTCAATTATAGGTACTCTTACTATTGAGGAGCTAAACTCTGACCGGAAAGCATTTTCTCAACGAGTTACTGAAGAGGCGGTGGTGGACCTTGAAAAAATGGGGATTGGTATAAACAGCATTGTTATCAAGAAAATTTCTGATGACCAAGGTTACCTGGAATCCCTCGGTAGAAAACGTACAGCTGAAGTAAAACGCGATGCCGACATTGGCGTTGCGGAGGCAGAGGCGGACGCTAAGAAAAAGACTACAGATGCAGCTCGCGCTGCAGCAGAAATTGCTGCCGAAAACGAACGCCAGATTGCCGAGGCGCAAAAGAAGCTGGAAGTGCAAAGAGCAACCTATCAAGCGGAGATCAACAAAGAAAGGGCCACCGCAGAACAGGCTGGCCCCAGAGCCAAAGCCGAGGCAGAAAAAAGTGTCTTTGTCGCAATGGAAAATGCCAAAGCAGCTCAAGCTGGAGCTGCTGCAGACTACGAAAAACAGGAAGCGGGGCGCCGCGAACAGGCGCTTGTGGCTACGATTATAAAACAGGCTGATGCCGAGCGACAAGCAACAATTCTTGAGGCCGAAGGCAAAGCTGTCGCCAAAGTAAAAACCGCAGATGCGGAGAAACAGGCAGCAGAACTGGAAGCAGAAGGTAAAGCAGCCCTAGTCAAGCGTGCAGGTGAAGCTGAGGCTGAAGCTAACAGGGCCAAACTTCTGGCTGAAGCTGATGGTACAAAGGCCAAACTTCTGGCTGAAGCTGAAGGTATAAAGGCCAAACTTCTGGCTGAAGCCGAAGGTAAAGAGAAGTTGGCCGAGGCCCTAAAGAAACTGGATGAAGCCGGCCGGATGCTGTTTATCATGGAAAAATCGCCGGAAGTAATCACTGCGGTTGGAGAAGCTGGCGGTCAAGTAGCGCGCGGTATTTTTGAACCGCTGGGTGCATCGCTAGGGGCCATTGACAGCATCAACGTATACGACTCTGGGGGTGGAAACGGCAGTGGTAAAACTGCAGTGGAAAGAATGACCAGTATTATCCCGGGTATAGTTTTTGACTTTCTGGCCAAAGCCAAGGCCAACGGCCTGCCCGAACTTGCCAGTCTGGTTACTAATGCTCTTCAGAGTATGAACGTCAGGGTGGAAAAAGATACAGAAGAGCCCCGGCCAGTTGAGGGTCAACAGTAA
- the mltG gene encoding endolytic transglycosylase MltG produces MTFKNRKEAGEKLAEALLGFKNAKNTLVLALPRGGVVVGYEISQALNLPLDIVVPRKIGAPSDPEYAIGAITESGEGIFNTRELAGIDQDWFKKEVEKEKKEAERRLKLYRGNRPYSQLLGKIVIIVDDGVATGYTMRAALKSVRGQKPQKIIVAVPHGAKDSLEQLRKEADEVISLIEPEWYGAVGMFYEEFPQTTDKEVIQLLGGVGRKETLTIKHDEKRSIKFRVFILILIAAAGLIINEVYLPHTKFLNAQTVEIAPGLGPRKIAELLKQNGVIRSRWTFILYTALTGRASDLKPGNYVFFNSAAIPSVVRDLVRGGTNEIALTIPEGWSTKDIARYLESRGLGTYHDLLKLISVQPPGLDKFDFLKDKPKNAGLEGYLFPDTYRVFKNAVPEDIVVKMLENFDKKLGPELRQEISRQGKTTFEIITTASLIEKEVVSDEDRALVSGILWKRLETGVGLQVDATINYITGKKTTKISREETQIDSLYNTYKYRGLPPGPIANPGLSAIRAAIYPQESPYLYYLSTPNGQTIFSTTLEEHNLAKAKYLK; encoded by the coding sequence ATGACGTTCAAAAACCGTAAAGAAGCGGGGGAAAAATTAGCAGAAGCGCTCTTAGGCTTCAAAAACGCCAAGAATACACTTGTCCTTGCGCTGCCGCGTGGAGGAGTTGTGGTTGGGTACGAAATTTCGCAGGCTCTCAATTTACCGCTTGATATTGTGGTACCGCGCAAAATTGGTGCGCCCTCTGACCCGGAGTATGCCATTGGCGCAATTACTGAAAGCGGAGAAGGAATTTTTAATACCCGGGAACTAGCCGGCATTGACCAAGACTGGTTTAAAAAAGAAGTTGAAAAAGAGAAAAAAGAGGCGGAGCGCAGACTCAAGCTTTATCGCGGCAATCGTCCTTACTCCCAGCTTTTAGGAAAAATAGTAATTATCGTTGATGACGGAGTAGCGACGGGATACACCATGCGTGCGGCCCTTAAATCAGTACGCGGCCAAAAACCACAAAAAATAATTGTCGCAGTGCCGCATGGAGCCAAAGATTCACTGGAACAATTGCGTAAAGAAGCCGACGAGGTAATTTCTCTGATTGAGCCGGAGTGGTACGGAGCAGTTGGAATGTTTTACGAAGAATTTCCTCAAACTACTGACAAGGAAGTAATTCAACTTTTAGGCGGAGTCGGGCGCAAAGAAACGCTCACAATCAAACATGACGAAAAAAGGAGTATAAAATTTAGAGTATTTATCTTAATACTTATTGCGGCCGCGGGTTTAATTATAAATGAAGTCTACTTACCTCACACCAAATTTCTCAATGCCCAAACAGTAGAAATAGCGCCCGGTCTTGGCCCACGTAAAATTGCGGAGCTTCTTAAACAAAACGGCGTCATAAGATCAAGGTGGACTTTTATACTCTATACAGCACTAACCGGTCGGGCCTCTGACCTTAAACCCGGAAATTACGTATTCTTTAATTCTGCCGCAATCCCATCTGTTGTCCGTGACCTTGTACGCGGCGGAACTAACGAGATCGCGCTTACTATTCCAGAGGGATGGAGCACTAAAGATATTGCCCGTTATCTGGAAAGTCGGGGGCTTGGAACCTACCACGATCTCCTAAAACTTATATCTGTCCAGCCTCCGGGGTTGGACAAATTTGACTTTCTTAAAGATAAACCAAAAAACGCCGGACTTGAGGGGTATCTTTTTCCTGACACCTATAGAGTTTTTAAAAACGCAGTGCCGGAAGACATTGTGGTAAAAATGCTTGAAAATTTTGATAAAAAGCTGGGGCCGGAGCTACGTCAAGAAATTTCCCGCCAAGGAAAAACTACTTTTGAAATTATAACTACGGCCTCGCTCATTGAAAAAGAAGTGGTCTCGGACGAAGATCGCGCGCTAGTTTCGGGGATTCTTTGGAAACGGCTTGAAACTGGAGTTGGACTTCAGGTGGATGCAACCATAAATTATATCACCGGTAAAAAAACTACAAAAATTTCACGGGAGGAAACCCAAATTGACTCACTATATAACACCTATAAATACCGCGGCCTTCCTCCGGGGCCAATTGCCAACCCCGGCCTTTCCGCTATCCGCGCGGCTATTTATCCCCAAGAGTCGCCGTATCTTTATTATCTTTCCACACCCAACGGACAAACCATATTTTCAACAACGCTAGAAGAACACAATCTTGCTAAGGCAAAATATCTAAAATGA
- a CDS encoding IMP dehydrogenase: MDGDEILKINGEIFQVAEGGQRPTSAITKEYLAQKGLPADIALTFEDVTILDFKSDVPSRSAITDTKSRLARDIFLQTPIVSANMDTITESQMAIALARLGGLGFIHQFLPIERRVEEIKKVKRADSGVIENPFNISPEATVAEAKNSMENFQISGLLVIDPVSAKLVGIITSRDVRFETMLEKRVAEVMTNSPLITAPPGTTLEQARVILKKNKIEKLPLVDNEERVVGLITAKDLLKIEQYPKALRDPKGRLRVGATIGVSGKFIEEADQLLRAGADIILIDTARGFSTKLEEAIKNLKNSLGEKVIIAAGNVDTPEGALLLIEAGADAVKIGIGGGAVCKTREGPGVGVPQISAIAECTAVALKHRVPIIADGGIRGGADFCKALAAGASTVMMGWMFAGCEETPGEPFYEDGEQWKIYRGSASLEFQLSRSDRDEGERVRTPEGVPRRVRYKGEAADVIHELMSYLRSSMSYVGTWTLEEYRKKTRFRRQTISGYEEGKPARP; encoded by the coding sequence ATGGACGGAGATGAAATTCTAAAAATAAACGGGGAGATATTTCAAGTGGCCGAAGGAGGACAGAGGCCAACCAGCGCAATTACTAAAGAATATCTTGCCCAAAAAGGGCTTCCTGCTGATATTGCACTGACTTTCGAGGACGTGACCATTTTAGATTTTAAGTCTGACGTCCCTTCCCGCAGCGCTATTACCGACACCAAATCGCGTCTGGCCCGCGATATTTTTTTGCAAACACCTATTGTCTCGGCCAACATGGATACCATTACCGAATCACAGATGGCTATAGCTCTCGCGCGACTGGGAGGACTGGGATTCATACATCAATTTCTTCCCATAGAGCGAAGGGTGGAAGAAATAAAAAAAGTGAAACGCGCTGACAGCGGAGTCATTGAAAACCCGTTTAACATTTCGCCCGAAGCAACCGTGGCCGAGGCAAAAAACTCAATGGAGAATTTTCAGATTTCCGGCCTCCTAGTTATTGACCCCGTAAGTGCCAAACTGGTGGGCATCATCACCTCCCGCGATGTCCGGTTTGAGACGATGCTTGAAAAACGAGTGGCGGAGGTTATGACCAACTCTCCGCTCATTACCGCCCCGCCCGGAACCACACTTGAACAAGCACGTGTAATCTTAAAGAAAAATAAAATTGAAAAACTGCCCCTGGTGGATAATGAGGAACGCGTAGTGGGCTTAATTACGGCCAAAGACCTTCTAAAAATTGAGCAATACCCCAAGGCCCTCCGCGATCCAAAGGGCCGCCTTAGGGTGGGAGCAACCATAGGGGTCAGCGGAAAATTTATAGAAGAGGCCGACCAGCTTCTCCGCGCCGGGGCAGACATTATCCTTATAGATACGGCTCGCGGATTTTCAACGAAACTTGAAGAAGCAATTAAAAACTTAAAAAATTCTTTAGGAGAAAAAGTAATAATTGCCGCCGGCAATGTTGATACACCCGAGGGAGCGTTACTTTTAATAGAAGCCGGCGCCGATGCCGTGAAAATTGGAATTGGCGGAGGCGCGGTTTGTAAAACCCGTGAGGGCCCGGGAGTGGGAGTGCCGCAAATCAGCGCGATTGCCGAGTGTACGGCCGTTGCCCTTAAACACCGTGTCCCCATAATTGCGGATGGAGGAATTAGAGGCGGGGCTGATTTTTGCAAAGCATTAGCGGCCGGAGCTTCCACCGTAATGATGGGCTGGATGTTTGCCGGATGCGAGGAAACGCCCGGAGAACCTTTTTATGAGGACGGAGAGCAATGGAAGATTTATCGCGGATCGGCCTCGCTTGAATTTCAACTATCGCGATCGGACCGCGACGAAGGAGAAAGAGTCCGCACGCCAGAGGGAGTGCCGAGACGCGTCCGCTACAAAGGGGAAGCCGCTGATGTGATACACGAACTTATGAGCTACCTCCGCTCTTCTATGAGTTATGTAGGCACCTGGACACTGGAGGAGTACAGAAAAAAAACAAGGTTTAGGAGACAGACCATTTCCGGATACGAGGAGGGAAAACCGGCAAGACCATAA
- the rplL gene encoding 50S ribosomal protein L7/L12, whose product MDKEKFIETIEKMSVIELSELVKALEEKFGVSAAMPMAVAAVSAGDAEEGEKKEEKTSFAVELTGAGGQKIQVIKALREVTTLGLKEAKDLVEAAPKVVKEGVAKEEAEEIKKKLEEAGATVTIK is encoded by the coding sequence ATGGATAAAGAAAAATTTATAGAAACCATAGAAAAAATGTCAGTAATTGAGCTCTCAGAGCTCGTCAAGGCCCTTGAGGAAAAATTTGGCGTGTCTGCCGCCATGCCCATGGCCGTTGCAGCTGTTTCGGCCGGAGACGCGGAAGAAGGTGAGAAAAAAGAGGAAAAAACCTCTTTTGCGGTTGAACTTACCGGCGCCGGAGGGCAGAAAATACAGGTTATTAAGGCGCTCCGGGAAGTAACAACTCTTGGCCTTAAAGAGGCCAAAGACCTTGTGGAGGCCGCTCCAAAAGTGGTAAAAGAGGGTGTGGCCAAAGAAGAAGCCGAAGAGATCAAAAAGAAACTGGAAGAGGCCGGGGCAACGGTAACTATAAAATAG